From a region of the Solanum stenotomum isolate F172 chromosome 2, ASM1918654v1, whole genome shotgun sequence genome:
- the LOC125856932 gene encoding F-box protein PP2-B10-like: MAVERIACGDELPEGCIATALSLTSPKDACRLALVASTFRSAAESDAVWDRFLPPDYYDIISRSIDGPDSLNVGSKRDLYLYLCDNPILIDGGTKSFSLEKWSGKKCYMLAARSLQIIWVDTPKHWRWISLPESRFSEVAELLDVCWFDISGKINTNMLSPDTRYGAYLVFTTKSRTCGFENQPAESSVGIAGHERYTHTFYLNPQGGRRQYRYQVVPRRLGIFTHHMARILREDTEDAPKGCHPKQRSDGWMEIELGEFFIKRGQEAEVEISLTEVKGGDRKAGLIIEGIDIRPKE, encoded by the exons ATGGCGGTGGAGAGAATCGCCTGTGGCGACGAACTGCCGGAAGGTTGTATAGCTACCGCACTGTCGTTAACAAGTCCGAAGGACGCCTGCCGGCTGGCGCTGGTGGCTTCAACTTTCCGGTCAGCTGCTGAATCTGACGCCGTTTGGGACCGGTTCTTACCGCCGGATTATTATGATATCATTTCCCGGTCCATTGATGGTCCAGATTCACTTAATGTCGGTTCAAAGAGAGACCTTTACTTATACCTATGTGATAATCCTATTCTCATCGACGGTGGTACCAAG AGCTTCTCATTGGAGAAATGGAGTGGAAAGAAATGTTACATGTTAGCTGCAAGGTCGCTGCAAATTATTTGGGTCGACACGCCTAAGCATTGGAGATGGATTTCCCTTCCTGAGTCGAG GTTTTCAGAAGTTGCCGAGCTTCTTGATGTCTGCTGGTTTGACATATCTGGCAAAATAAACACCAACATGCTCTCCCCTGACACTAGATATGGCGCTTACCTTGTGTTCACGACAAAATCCAGGACCTGTGGATTTGAAAACCAACCTGCAGAGAGTTCAGTAGGGATTGCTGGGCATGAAAGATATACACATACATTTTATTTGAACCCTCAGGGAGGAAGGAGACAGTACAGATACCAAGTAGTCCCGAGACGGTTAGGAATATTCACCCACCACATGGCTCGCATATTGAGAGAGGATACGGAAGATGCACCAAAAGGGTGTCATCCTAAGCAGAGAAGTGATGGGTGGATGGAAATTGAGTTGGGAGAATTCTTTATCAAGAGGGGACAAGAAGCTGAAGTAGAGATTAGTTTAACAGAGGTAAAGGGAGGTGACAGGAAAGCTGGCTTAATTATTGAAGGGATTGATATCAGGCCTAAGGAGTAA